The genome window cacacgtgcacacacgcacacgtgcacacacacgcacgcacacacacgcacacacacacgactgtgtGAGCTCAGCAGAAGTGTGTTTTTTGACGACTGAATATTGGATCTGGTTCTTTGTCGTCTCAGCACGTGCGCTCAGCCTTAAAGGGACAGACGTACAAAATCagtgtcactgtgagacagactgttcaacaggaaactgacgtttgtaaagcactcgctctcccacaccaaagtccacagagaaaatgagtaattttagctgctggtcctctgctgcctcgtgtggtcactttgtgtcattgaggtcaatctgaacttcgatcaacagctcctgtgtgctgtgatgtaaaatcactgatgttctctggactttggtgtgggagagtgagtgttttacttGATCCCCAtgtacttttgtttgtgttgctgtgttttctcgAGTCTCCTCTCTTGTAGTGacatcatttcctctctctctctgcagtccaACGCGTTGCCCAGTCACGTGAAAATCTCTGTGTCCAGACAGACGCTGTTTGAGGACTCGTTTCAGCAGGTCAGAGACCAGAACCACCGCCCTGACCACAGTGTCTCGTGTCTACAagaaatacatataaaataaacacttccTTCATCAGATCATGAACGTCAAGCCGTACGACCTCCGTCGTCGTCTCTACATCAtcatgagaggagaggaggggctgGACTACGGCGGCATCGCCAGGTGAGTGAACCAAGCGCTCCCTCCCCGCCCTCGTTGCGTTCActgtcgctctgtgtgtgtttgtgttgttgttaaatGTTGGTGTTGGTGGTTCTGTCACTTTTCTCGTGTCCGACACAGACACCGCGACACGTTTGTGAcggtcattttatttttgactccTCTGTTCTCACATGTCCATCCACACGCGTCCTCCTGCGTGTCTCTCTGTATATTCCTGTTGCAGTTCatcgtcatcattattattattgtgtgtgtgtgtgtgtgtgtgtgtgtgtccggcaCTGTCTCCATCTTTTCTGTTTGGTTTCacattgtgtctctgtctccggTGTCACGTCAGTGGTTTTACCCTATGGTAGGTGACATCATGCTGTTCTACCACAGGGTAGAACCACGGACGGGATGTTGGGAGGTGTCTGCGTCCGTCCATACGTCCTCCATTAACCCCCAGACGGGGGGAGGGAGGGCACAGGTTGTGGGTCtgctggtgttggtggtggttcCTCGTTCTTTTCTAACCTTCATCTCTCCACAGTCTTCCACATTGTTGTACCTCTGCTCTGTCtttatgtgttttctgtgtaaaatgttgctcaatgtgtgtgttctccacaTATAGTCTAATTTCAATTCAGAAAAGGGGAGGAAACCTTTTCTGGACACATCGTCTAACTCTCATTTCTCAACTTAATTTCAGTCTAAATTTAGAAAATaaggttttattcaacaaagAGATTTGTTGTCAgatgtttgtgtctcatgtgtcgAGAAACTGGGACAAACTAGTATTTACTGGCCACTTAACTAAAGACTCACGTCAGTTTAACATCATCTAAAGAACACgtccatgtctttgtctcactgtgagacacacaacaggaaacactcactctcccacaccaaagtccacagagaaaaccagtgattttagctgctgatcctctgctgcctcgtgtggtcactgtgtgtgtgtgtgtggtttacaacactctcacagtgagataaagttaATCTAATGtagattattaataataaagttttGGGGTGTTGGTtcataaagtgttttttaaacaatttaaactCTGAAATGttggatgatttctttgttttatggagcaaagaaaacaggaagtatAAAAAGTGATCTCATCGTCTGCTCATGTGATCAATAATGATTCTTCTGCctttgatttaaatgtcatgtgatttatttttattttaagtttgtgattgagagaaaaaataaacttggaccttgttttactttgaaagtgtTTTCAGAATGAtgctggtgttttattttgtaaaaaggtgtgtgactctgtctgttcctgtctgtctctctctccctgtctctgtctgtgtttctctatCTCTGTGTccgtgtctctctgtctctgtgtctctctctctgtgtctctgtctgtctctctgtctctgtgtctctctctctgtgtctctctgtctctctgtctctctctctgtgtctctgtctgtgtctctctgtctctctctctgtgtctctgtctctctctgtctctctctctgtgtctctgtctgtgtctctctgtctctctctgtgtctctctctctgtctctgtctgtctctctctctgtgtctctctctctgtgtctctgtctctctctctgtctctgtgtctctctgtctctgtgtctctgtctgtgtctctctgtgtccctgcaggGAGTGGTTCTTCCTCTTGTCTCACGAGGTCCTGAACCCCATGTACTGTCTGTTTGAATACGCCGGCAAGAACAACTACTGTCTCCAGATCAACCCGGCGTCGTCCATCAACCCAGATCACCTGACCTACTTCCGCTTCATCGGTCGCTTCATCGCCATGGTGACGTTAATGAAGTTACCTGTTGCTGCTTCACACGTGATGGTTGATTAGTGATTAGTCTTTTAATCAGCTTCACTgatgctatgtttttttttgtgtttgaagaaGTGACTTCCTCTATATTTATACTGCTCATCGTTGTAGTATATAATCGTGTGGTTAACAGACTGGATTTGTTTATagtctctacacacacacacgaagcaTAACAttgtgactccgccccctcaggCATTGTATCATGGGAAGTTTATTGACACCGGCTTCACGCTGCCGTTCTACAAACGTATGTTGGACAAGAAGCCGACGCTCAAAGACCTGGAGTCCATCGATCCAGAGTTTTATAACTCCATCATGTGGGTGAAGTAAGTAACTGCAGCGCAACCACGGCCTTTATATActcacacatgtatgtgtgtatatatatatatatatatatatgtttatacacgtgtttgtgtgtctgtgtccagaGAGAACAACCTGGAAGAATGTGGTGTGGAGCTCTACTTCGCTCAGGACATGGAAATCCTGGGGAAAGTGTCGACTCACCAGCTGAAGGACGACGGAGAGAACGAGCTGGTGACGGAGGACAACAAAGAGGAGTACATCAGGTctgtgaaccacacacacacacacacacacacactgacctgaggAGAGAGCAGcgttgaaatgtgtgtgtgtgtgtgtgagacagtctGTTGACAGACTGGAGATTCACTCGTGGTGTAGAAGAACAAACCAAAGCTTTTCTGGACGGATTCAACGAGGTGGTTCCTCTGGAGTGGCTGCGTTACTTTGATGAGAAGGAGCTGGAGGTACGAGCACTGTCACtgaagttatatatatatatatatatatatatatatatatatatatatatgtatgtatatatctatatatatatatatatagatacatatctatctatatatatatatacgtgtgtgtgtgtgtatgtatatatatgtgtatatatatgtatatgtatatatgactATATAACTGTATTTACGACTATATAACTGTGACGTCTgatccatttattttttcatgtcacACCTGTTAACATTGAGGCTTATGACTATTACTATTGCTACAGCCTCTGATTCTGAATAACcaaacttcctgtttgtttgtttgtttgtttgtttgtttgtttggttccAGCTCATGCTCTGTGGGATGCAGGAGATCGATATGTCAGACTGGCAGAGGAACACGATCTACAGACACTACACCAAGAACAGCAAACAGATCCACTGGTTCTGGCaggtacacatacacatacacacccacacacacacacacacacacctgtggttgtgtgtgtgtgtcatgtgacggCTGTGTTGTTGTCCTGCAGGTGGTGAAGGACATGGACAACGAGAAGAGAATCCGTCTGCTTCAGTTTGTGACAGGAACCTGTCGACTTCCTGTTGGAGGCTTCAATGAGCTTATAGGTAAAATCACAGGCCTTTATTGTGAAACtacagacaggaagtgtttcCTTAAGAAGACGTCTTTAAAAGATTTTTGTGATCAAACAGTTGTTTTTAGATGATGTCAGataattcaaatcaaaagatgtttaatcttttattgtgattgtttttcttcttctccttcctgtcTGCAGGAAGTAACGGTCCCCAGAAGTTCTGCATCGACAAAGTGGGGAAAGAGACTTGGCTTCCAAGAAGTCACACATGGTGAGCCTAGCTGCACATCGTTAGCTTAGCTTTGAAGCTAACagtccattttcatttgttttctcatgTCTTTTTACCTGAGACTAATATTAGCTGCTATGTTAGCATAGAGCTACCCTTTACTTATGCTGGAGCTAACCAATACCTATCTAACGCTCTCACCAGTTAGAGCTAATCCCCATGCTAGTGCTAACCTAATAAAAACCGGTGAGCTACAGAGAAAGGAAGGTGTCGTATTTCAACAACGGTTGATGGTAGAGAGTAAAAGTGTCCGGAGGTTTTCAGGAGCTCATACGTGTAcattgacagagaaatgaccGTTTTCTCAGCAGAGTTTTAACATGGCAGTGAATGAGAGGTTTtcaggtgattttaagaaaaagtgcaagtcatatgaaaatgaaaacaacacacagggttagacgacaaccaCAGCAACGTTTTCATGGACCTCAGCTAGCGCGTGCCGCTATACTGACACGATACACACTCataacaaaagtacaaaacttaaactgcgATTGTATAAAAACTCTAATATGTATCAAACCTTTGATTTTGGTGAGAAAAGTCTTGGCTCCAAAGTGCCAAAGTGGGCTGGGTTGTAATCGCTTCCAATTCATGTGAATGTGGAAATTCTTTGCAgatttttgcgatttttgtcaccatggttactcgaaatgCTTAGAAAATTCAGAACACACCATTCCCGATCAAACTGCACGTTTTGATACCggtgtgtggggtttttctcACTAAGAACTATTGACCAAATTCTTCCACATACAGCGACAGTTTTAAAAAGAGGGCGGGGCTTCACTGTTTCTTATTTACGATCTAACGCTGAAGAAGTGCTGAGATCAGACAAGCTATTTATTGCGACAAACGTGACGTGTAGACATGCATCTCCTTCAGCAGTCGGGTCatgtgactcctccccctcttccttgTCCGCAGCTTCAACCGCCTGGACCTGCCGCCGTACCGAAGTCTGGAGCAGCTGCGAGAGAAACTGCTGTTCGCCATCGAGGAGACGGAGGGGTTCGGTCAAGAGTGACCCGAGAGGGCGGGGAAACAAAATGGCCCGAAGGAGGAGTTGTACATTCAGTgggacagtttttgtttttgttgttaatgaTAATGAAATAAAGTTTTCATTTGTTAATCACTGGGCGGAGAAATCGCCCTATCACAGTCAGTCAGGGCGATCATGTGACGGAAAGAATTATATTTGTCTCGGCTcagaaaaaaacctgttttaaaccttttaaaaaagacGCCCcgacaggaagtgtgtgtgtgtttgtacaggaAGTGACAGGTCGGGCACTTTTGTCCGACAGGTGACAGAAGggacttatttttttttaattttcctgtTCAGTGTGAAATTCAGAGAAATATTGAATCTCATGTacataacaacaaataaatgaaatttcAATCTTGAGTTGTGTcgatgttttttatttatttatatatttaaatatttttgatgtttatGTGAAAACCAATATTAATACAAAGTAATAAGAAAAgataatatacaataataagGCTTTTAAACTCAGCCCTAAGTTGAGTTTGATTAAACCACTGTGACGCTTGTTAATGTTACCAGTAGAGGGCAGTATAATCACATAAGTATTATTATTCAAACTTGAATTAAACTAGTGGGGAAAAAACGGTTTAATAACAAAAGTTAGACCTTTAAcacagttcaaatgtttttctccttATGTTATTAGATGCTTGTAgggcgccccctggtgacactAAGTTTTggcattgaaaataaaatttgttgaagacaagacaaaacaaaaaaaattaaaatcttaTTGGCCTCATGGTAACTGTGTCCATGGCAACAGTCACcgagtacaaatacttcattactgtacAAAATGACGTACCTGtactttaaataatattataaatgtattgtatacttttactccactacatttcctctaact of Solea senegalensis isolate Sse05_10M unplaced genomic scaffold, IFAPA_SoseM_1 scf7180000015554, whole genome shotgun sequence contains these proteins:
- the wwp2 gene encoding NEDD4-like E3 ubiquitin-protein ligase WWP2 isoform X4; the encoded protein is MIKEHPLPPGWEMKYTAEGVRYFVDHNSRTTTFKDPRPGFESGSRQGGSPGAYDRSFRWKYHQFRFLCHSNALPSHVKISVSRQTLFEDSFQQIMNVKPYDLRRRLYIIMRGEEGLDYGGIAREWFFLLSHEVLNPMYCLFEYAGKNNYCLQINPASSINPDHLTYFRFIGRFIAMALYHGKFIDTGFTLPFYKRMLDKKPTLKDLESIDPEFYNSIMWVKENNLEECGVELYFAQDMEILGKVSTHQLKDDGENELVTEDNKEEYISLLTDWRFTRGVEEQTKAFLDGFNEVVPLEWLRYFDEKELELMLCGMQEIDMSDWQRNTIYRHYTKNSKQIHWFWQVVKDMDNEKRIRLLQFVTGTCRLPVGGFNELIGSNGPQKFCIDKVGKETWLPRSHTCFNRLDLPPYRSLEQLREKLLFAIEETEGFGQE